The DNA window GGCTCAATTGGTGGTGATGGTGACTTTGTTATTGGAGGTATAGTGGTTACGAAGCATGAGACAAGGTCAACTCGGCGTGTTGTGATGGGCTTGAAGCGTGTGCAATATTAATGGTCAAACTGCTAAAAAGGTAGGTAAAGGGAGACCAAGTCGAAAGTCTACACGGTGACGCATGTGGACACCATTACCTCCTTGGAGGTGTTTGTTTGGGTGTCCTGATCCTATtgtgtttggatttttcaggTGCAAACCTAGCCCAATTCTTGGGCTAGCGATTGTAGCGCAAGCTAGCATTGTATTCTTAAGGCATGTTTGAGAAAATATGTGGCAATTCCTAGTTCTACCCTACTTTGAGTCCTAATGGTGGCCTTTGGGAAGTCGGAGTTGTTGCATCAAGGTTGACGAACTTGACAACAATAAATCAAAACTATGCTTGGTTACAGGCTAGGTTTGGTCGTTGTCCTATAGAGAAGTCAGAGTTGTTGCATGGTTGTGAACTCAACAACGATGACCCAAGTTGGACCTCATCAATCATGCTTCGCTCCAATGTAGGGTAGCAAGCTTTTCGGTCTACAAGGTCTTCCTAATCCTGACGTTCCCTAGTGTAGCAGCAGTCACCCGATCATGTGGATGATGATGTGATGACGATAACATCGCATCTTTACCAATGTGTGAGAGTCTTTGTTAGATCTTCTAGcttgctactccctccatttcatatatgtctagattcattagcacacaaataAAACTAGGCAagtctagaaagtcttataatatgaaagcgAGTACTTGGTTTTGCAGATCTTGTGGTGAACAACATTTGCTCAATGTTAAACTTGGATGTCCAATTTTCATGGTCGTTTATTGGTTGGCTACTCGAGAGTTCGTTGTAGTGATGGTTTTTGCCCAATTTTTCATAGTTAATTGTGTCTCATAAGGGTTAGCTCATTTTCTCATTAAAATGGGACTCTCCTAGGTTATTTATTATGGACTAAGGAGATGTTAGAAGATTCTCTTTTAGTCACTTTCAAtggttattttttgaattgattagattctaTCTGTAAGCATCTAATTGGCTTTGTAGTTATTGGAATTATTGAAATCATATGAATTAGtgtaaaaatacttatattgtgttataaaatttaaaaatagaaatgtttatattttgaaacggacttagtataaaacaataaatggCTCGACTCTGGGGGGAATGAGAGAGAAATCAccgataaaatcctaaactaaaCTTTTACTGGAACTGAAAGGGCGGCCACGTTTGTGATATTTTCATCACAAATTTAATATCACCACTTCCATTCCACATATTAAACTAGATTTCCCTAGCGATCAATCGGAGGCCAATCTCTTCTAGTGTGCGTAGAAGACAAGATCAAGTATTCCATACCTGATACAGGGACAAGGACACCGATGATTCTTCTCCTCAGCAACATCCGGCATGGAGCACACAAGTTGCTTTTCTGCTCTGTGGTCCTTGGCCAACGGCAGCTCCAATCGCTACTGCCAAACGGgaacagaaaaaggaaaaacacgAAGCAAACCACAAGCTTGCCAGCAGTTGAGACAACACCCCAACAATATGATTCTTTCTGGACCACAACTGATCTCACTTGTTAAACGTTTATTAGATGAACAAAGAGGAAGTAAGCCTACCTTGATATCCATGAAAAGTCAGATAGCACAGCAGATTCTTCTGcaaataaatagttataattcTGTCCATGGAAAATCTTGATAATGTAAGTAATAACTACTGGATGTATATTTCTGGCCATGGAATATCTTGAAAATGTAGTGATAACTATTGGATTAACAACCCATTGGCTGTCTGGCTGTATGTTCGTCTGTCATAAGAACAGTAAATCTAACAGGAGAACTTCACATGTTGCTGGTTTCATCTACTTAATCTTCTGCAAGATGGAAGCGCATCCGTTTCAGAACCACACACCAAATACCTTTAGAAGCCTTTCATAATAAACCGCCGCAAGATGTTAATGTCATGCTAAACATTTGCACTGGAGAATCAAAACAACAGAAACGGACAACATTTCGATCTTTAAAAAGGCGACGAAGGGGAGGGTGGCCCTGATAGTCACGCAGACTGAAAACAGTCAAGTAGTTGCAACCCCAGGTTATGGATTAGGCAGGAATCTTGCTCGTATCCCCTTCCACCACTCATTCCAAGCCACCACACGTTCATCTCAGCCCGAGCTGGGCCACCACAGAAAGCAAGCccttccatccatccacagaACAATGCTCGCTTCTTTCCACAAACTCCTATGGCCACCGCTTTCCATtcaccttcctcctctcctcccccttaATCCCATCTCTCATCTCTTTGTTCTTGGTGCTTCCCTGCTCACCCCTGTACTTGCTTCTGCCACTCCATGTCTCAATCTTCCCCTTTCTTCTCCATTGCCCGAGCACATGCTGGAGCAGGAGGGCGAGCTGCGGCTGCCGCTCTCCTGCTCCGTCACCCTGTTGCTCAGCTGCCACCTCGCATTCATGGCCTGAGATACTACCCTTCGGCCATAGTGTCGCCTGCTAAGACACTGAACTCACACCTGGTCCTTCCCCGAGCCACAATATCATCCTTTGCCAGTGCTGATAATGGCTCCAGCGGGAAAGCAGAAGCTGAGGAGGAGCAGAACGGGGAATCAGAACTGTCCGAGATGGCCAAGGCGTTCCATATATCGACCCGGATGGCAATGTCAATCTCAGTGGTGATTGCATTTGCAGCGCTCACTGTGCCACTGGGGATGCAGTCACTGGTCTTCCATGGGACGCCCAAAATGAAGGCACTGGCATATCTGACACTGCTGTCAGGGTTCTATATGGCATGGAATATTGGGGCAAATGATGTGGCGAATGCCATGGGGACATCAGTAGGATCTGGTGCTTTGACACTCAGGCAGGCAGTTCTGACTGCGGGCGTGCTAGAGTTTTCTGGTGCATTCCTTATGGGTACCCATGTCACTAGCACCATGCAGAAGGGAATCCTAGTTGCATCTGTCTTCCAAGGAAAGGACTCCCTCCTCTTTGCTGGATTGTTGTCCTCCCTCGCTGCTGCTGGAACATGGTTGCAGGTAATATTTCATCACTGAGCGCTTTATCACCCTTTTGAGCTCTGCTGAAATCATGCCGATCAGATGATGCAATCATGTAGTGCCATTAGCAGAACAGAATAACTGAGACTTCTGAAAGTTTCAGTCTACAAAACAGAAGATTTAAGACTATCCATCCTTGACATATTCATGATGCAAGAATAGTATTCTACCTAACAAGGCCCAATCAGTAGACCTCTGCACTGAAGATGCCAAGGTTAAGCcccgaaaataataaattatagcaGGTGCATAGTGACGGCTTTATTTGATTCAATGAAACCTACTGTATGAGAACTTTCTGACTAAGCAGAGTTGAATGCACAACAAATTTCTTTTGAGGAATAAACACCAGTACAGTAAATAACTAATCTTTCATGGTAGTtagtaaaaactgaaaatggaAAGGTGGTGAAGACAATTTTGGTGGGACTGAATGTTTCCTCATCTTAAGCACTGAAGTTAATATTTTAAACTGCAGGAAAATTTGAATGTATACAGCATGCCCATCAAATTTAAGCATTAGCCAAAGTTCCCATAGTATGATCCTTTGTGCAATTTTATCAGAGCATGGCATGTTAACATTTATCAGAGTCAACCAGAATTAACACTTGCTATTTCTAGGTTGCTTCCTCCTATGGCTGGCCTGTTTCAACTACACATTGTATTGTTGGGGCCATGGTTGGTTTTGGTATAGTATTTGGAGGTGTAAATGCAGTGTTCTGGAGCTCCTTGGCAAGAGTATCTTCATCCTGGGTCATTTCACCTTTGATGGGTGCTGCAGTCTCGTTTATTGTCTACAAGTGCATACGCAGGGTAAGCACTACACTAACTTTACTTACAGCATACTAGATGGGAGAACACATAAGACTATTCAATCCAATAGTTACTTAGTTAGGAGTCACAGTATCATAAATAGAAGACATAAGACTGTGCAAGACAAGAGAATAAACTTAATTTTCTACTTACCATATTTCATTTCAGTTTGTATACAGCGCACCAAATCCAGGTcaggctgcggctgcggctgcacCAATTGCAGTT is part of the Oryza brachyantha chromosome 2, ObraRS2, whole genome shotgun sequence genome and encodes:
- the LOC102714069 gene encoding inorganic phosphate transporter 2-1, chloroplastic translates to MSQSSPFFSIARAHAGAGGRAAAAALLLRHPVAQLPPRIHGLRYYPSAIVSPAKTLNSHLVLPRATISSFASADNGSSGKAEAEEEQNGESELSEMAKAFHISTRMAMSISVVIAFAALTVPLGMQSLVFHGTPKMKALAYLTLLSGFYMAWNIGANDVANAMGTSVGSGALTLRQAVLTAGVLEFSGAFLMGTHVTSTMQKGILVASVFQGKDSLLFAGLLSSLAAAGTWLQVASSYGWPVSTTHCIVGAMVGFGIVFGGVNAVFWSSLARVSSSWVISPLMGAAVSFIVYKCIRRFVYSAPNPGQAAAAAAPIAVFTGVTAISFAAFPLSKTFSIAILQALACGAIGAIIVNRVIKKQLGDLLSSEAEKIASADKMNAQQVGFLSDIAGPTGAQLQIVYGVFGYMQVLSACFMSFAHGGNDVSNAIGPLAAALSILQGVASSAEIVIPTEVLAWGGFGIVAGLTMWGYRVIATIGKKITELTPTRGFAAEFAAASVVLFASKLGLPISATHTLVGAVMGVGFARGLNRVRAETVREIVASWVVTIPVGAILSIFYTLLLTKILAYFM